In Actinomycetota bacterium, the sequence CGGCGGGCAGCGGCAGCGCATCGGAATCGCTCGCGCCTTGGCCCTCGACCCGAACGTGGTGGTGCTCGACGAGCCGGTGTCGGCGCTCGACGTCAGCATCCAGGCGCAGGTGCTCAACCTGCTGGAAGATCTGAAGGCCCGGCTCCGCCTGAGCATGATCTTCATCGCCCACGATCTCGCGGTGGTGCGCCACATCAGCGACCGGGTCGCGGTGATGTACCTCGGCAAGGTGATGGAGGTCGCGGACAGCGAGCATCTGTACGGCTCGCCGGCGCACCCCTACACGCACTCCTTGCTCTCGGCGGTGCCGTTGCCCGACCCGCGCCGGGAGCGGTCCCGTCAGCGGATCATCCTCCAAGGTGACGTCCCGAGCCCCGCTTCACCGCCCCCGGGGTGCACGTTCCACACGCGTTGCCCGATCGCGCAGGAGCTGTGCTCGCAGGAGGTGCCAGAGCTGCGTGAGGTGGCCCCGGGCCAGCGGGTCGCCTGCCACTTCGCGATCGAGCCGGGCGAGACCCTGGTGGAGCGCGTCCAAGCGCTCGGCCGCACGGTGACCCTCGCCGAGCGGAACCCGATTCCGCTCAGCTAGCAGCCGTGGATCACCGCCGAGCGGTGACGCTTCACTCGTCGTGGCGCGGGCTGGCGCTGGCGCTGGCAGGTGCCGCGGTGCTGGTGGGGTTCGCAGCGGCGAGCGCGGCGACGCGCGGCCTGCGTCCGGTGAACACGGTGGTGCTCGCGGTCGGTGTCGTGCTGGGCGGGATCGTGCTGGCCGACTACCCCGTAGCGACGACGTTCGACGAACGAGGCGTGCACCGCCGCGCGCCTCTGCGCCGTAGCACGCTCGACTGGGATGTGGTCGATCGCTTCACTCGCACGGCGCCGAACCGGCTGTTCGGTCGGCGCGGGTCGAGCGACGGACGCCTGACGCGGACCCGCCCCGGTGGGTTGGTGGCCTCGGTCGGGCGGCGCAGGTACATGCTCGTCAACCAGTGCGAGAGCCTCGCCGAGCATGCGGCCCTGGTGGCAGTGGTGCGCTCGGAGTCAGACGCGCTGGCCGACACCCTGGACGCACCGCCTGGGGATATACCGCCGACGTGGCTCTACCGGCGCAAGCGATGGGGAACGCCCGACGGCTCGGGGTAGAGTTGCGGACCGTGCGTGACCTCGTGATGTACGTCGTGCTGCTCGTCAACATCTTGGCGATGGTGGGGATGATCGGTGGCGTCCTCATGCATAGCGGTCGTGGTGGTGGCCTGTCGGACATGTTCGGCGGAGGCGGTACCACGGCGCTCGGCTCGGCTGCTGCCGAACGCAACCTGACGCGGATCACGTTCGTGTTCGCCCTGGTCTGGGTGCTCACGGTGCTCGCGCTGGGCTTCTTGTTGGTCGACTGAAACAGCCGCTGTATCGTCGGTTGCCCACACACTCGTCGGAGTGGCGGAATAGGCAGACGCGCTAGGTTGAGGGCCTAGTGGGAGATAATCCCGTGGGGGTTCAAGTCCCCCCTCCGACACAACTACACGGTGTTTCCCCTGCTCACCGCATGTGGATAACGTCAGAAACCGAGTTGAATCCCCACCGCCTCCGGTATCGCACCTGATGAGAGCGTTGTGGGCGGTGGCCGACCTGCGTCGGCGACTTGAACCCCCACGG encodes:
- a CDS encoding dipeptide ABC transporter ATP-binding protein is translated as MTATTSETPAAGTTDRGEPILRLVNLTKRFPIKAGLLRRTIGHVHAVTDVSLDLYDNETLGVVGESGCGKTTLGRTLLRLIEPDSGQIVYCGEDITEANKKRMRELRKELQIVFQDPYASLNPRMPIRDIVGEPLSVHGVHKKERAKRVGDLLRAVGLLPEHGNRYPHEFSGGQRQRIGIARALALDPNVVVLDEPVSALDVSIQAQVLNLLEDLKARLRLSMIFIAHDLAVVRHISDRVAVMYLGKVMEVADSEHLYGSPAHPYTHSLLSAVPLPDPRRERSRQRIILQGDVPSPASPPPGCTFHTRCPIAQELCSQEVPELREVAPGQRVACHFAIEPGETLVERVQALGRTVTLAERNPIPLS
- the secG gene encoding preprotein translocase subunit SecG, whose protein sequence is MGNARRLGVELRTVRDLVMYVVLLVNILAMVGMIGGVLMHSGRGGGLSDMFGGGGTTALGSAAAERNLTRITFVFALVWVLTVLALGFLLVD